A region from the Chroogloeocystis siderophila 5.2 s.c.1 genome encodes:
- the cbiT gene encoding precorrin-6Y C5,15-methyltransferase subunit CbiT, whose protein sequence is MPSQLWPYLTPGIPDELFERLPGIPLSKRDIRLLLIAQLRIQPDTVLWDIGAGTGTIPVEVGLLCPYGQIVAVERDVEVANLIRRNCDRFEVKNVEVVEGSAPECLSSLPKPPHRVCIEGGRSIKTILQEVWRYLLPQGRVVATASNLESLYAISQSFAELHARNVEVVQSAVNRLETRGFSQTFAAVDPIFILSGEKLD, encoded by the coding sequence ATGCCTTCACAATTATGGCCTTATCTTACTCCTGGAATTCCTGACGAGTTATTTGAACGCTTACCAGGAATTCCCCTCAGCAAACGCGATATTCGGCTATTGTTAATAGCGCAGCTACGGATTCAACCTGATACTGTTTTGTGGGATATTGGTGCAGGAACTGGCACAATTCCTGTTGAAGTCGGGTTATTGTGTCCTTACGGACAGATTGTTGCGGTGGAACGCGACGTTGAAGTTGCCAATTTAATTCGTCGTAACTGCGATCGCTTTGAAGTGAAGAATGTCGAAGTTGTAGAAGGTAGCGCCCCAGAATGTTTATCAAGTTTGCCCAAACCTCCCCATCGCGTGTGTATCGAAGGCGGTCGTTCGATTAAAACAATATTGCAAGAAGTCTGGCGCTACTTATTACCTCAAGGTCGAGTCGTAGCCACTGCAAGTAACCTAGAAAGTCTGTATGCTATATCTCAGAGCTTTGCAGAGTTACACGCTCGCAATGTCGAAGTTGTTCAGTCTGCTGTCAACCGTTTGGAGACGCGGGGTTTTTCCCAGACTTTTGCCGCTGTCGATCCCATTTTTATTCTGAGTGGTGAAAAGTTAGACTAA
- a CDS encoding phosphatidate cytidylyltransferase, with amino-acid sequence MPWSRIVSGIIAIAIALTSSILGGWYFTIMFAVIVYLGQLEYFQLVRAKGIAPAAKTTLVVSQALLVIATVSSVLADAVMPVAGTFICFYLLFQPKLATIADISTSILGLFYGGYLPSYWVRIRAIGNDAVSNLPFSGYLPDNWTDFQAFPPGLIYTLLAFFCIWAADIGAYTVGRLFGRTRLSDISPKKTVEGAVFGVVASVAVAMAGAWYLQWPFWSLTGLGLGLLIGIASLLGDLTESMMKRDAGVKDSGQLIPGHGGILDRADSYVFTAPLVYYFVTLLLPLLRN; translated from the coding sequence ATGCCTTGGTCTCGGATTGTTAGTGGAATAATTGCGATCGCGATCGCCCTCACCAGTAGTATTTTGGGAGGGTGGTATTTTACGATTATGTTTGCTGTTATTGTCTATTTAGGGCAGTTGGAATACTTCCAGCTTGTCCGTGCGAAGGGAATTGCTCCTGCTGCAAAAACAACTTTGGTAGTTAGTCAAGCTTTACTCGTTATTGCTACAGTCTCATCAGTGCTAGCAGATGCTGTTATGCCTGTAGCCGGAACATTTATTTGTTTTTATCTATTATTTCAACCAAAACTTGCGACAATTGCTGATATTTCCACATCAATTTTAGGTTTATTCTACGGAGGCTACTTACCAAGTTACTGGGTAAGAATCCGCGCAATAGGAAATGATGCGGTGAGTAATTTGCCTTTTTCTGGTTACTTACCCGATAATTGGACAGATTTTCAAGCTTTTCCTCCAGGATTAATCTACACGCTGCTTGCTTTTTTCTGTATTTGGGCAGCTGATATTGGCGCTTACACCGTTGGTCGGTTATTTGGTCGAACTCGCCTTTCAGATATTAGCCCAAAGAAAACCGTTGAAGGTGCAGTTTTTGGAGTCGTTGCGAGTGTTGCTGTTGCGATGGCAGGTGCTTGGTACTTACAATGGCCGTTTTGGTCTTTGACAGGGTTGGGTTTGGGTTTACTAATTGGAATTGCAAGCTTACTTGGTGACTTAACCGAGTCAATGATGAAGCGCGATGCAGGAGTCAAAGATTCAGGACAACTGATACCAGGACATGGTGGTATTCTTGACCGTGCTGATAGCTATGTATTTACCGCACCGTTAGTCTATTATTTTGTAACGTTACTGTTACCTCTACTGAGAAACTAG
- a CDS encoding glutathione S-transferase family protein, with product MSYPDLELVSHHFCPYVQRAVVLLLEKDIPHKRTYIDLANKPEWFRQIPPLGKIPLLKVGAEVLFESAVICEYLDEITPGSLHPLTPLEKAKHRAWIEFGSNILTVMAGFFNAPTAESFEQKRQELIEKFAWVERTLETPYFADKNFSLVDAVYAPIFHYFDAFDAIADFGILEHTLKVRVWRQALKQRPSIQNAFVEDYVQQLLTLLKQRNSYLSILAQQPSYIVSIS from the coding sequence ATGTCTTATCCAGATCTAGAACTTGTAAGTCATCATTTTTGTCCTTACGTACAACGTGCAGTCGTTCTATTGCTTGAAAAGGACATTCCTCATAAGAGAACTTACATCGATTTGGCTAATAAGCCAGAGTGGTTTCGCCAAATTCCCCCCTTGGGAAAAATTCCTTTGCTAAAAGTTGGTGCTGAAGTTCTCTTTGAATCGGCGGTTATTTGTGAGTATCTCGACGAAATTACACCAGGATCGCTTCACCCACTCACTCCACTCGAAAAGGCAAAACATCGTGCTTGGATCGAATTTGGTTCCAATATTCTCACGGTGATGGCTGGTTTCTTTAATGCACCTACGGCGGAGTCATTTGAGCAGAAACGCCAAGAGTTGATAGAAAAATTCGCTTGGGTTGAGCGAACGCTCGAAACACCTTATTTCGCAGACAAAAACTTTTCGCTAGTGGATGCTGTGTATGCGCCGATATTTCACTATTTTGATGCGTTTGATGCGATCGCTGACTTTGGTATCTTAGAACATACCCTTAAAGTACGAGTTTGGAGACAAGCGCTAAAACAGCGTCCTTCAATTCAGAATGCTTTTGTAGAAGATTATGTACAGCAGTTACTAACACTGCTAAAACAGCGTAACTCTTATCTATCGATACTTGCTCAGCAGCCTAGCTACATCGTTTCAATTAGTTGA
- a CDS encoding NB-ARC domain-containing protein — MQDLMLSADEALALLDKLLVGQKLKDIQELVFRYAWQGWTYPQIAAHAGYDTGHIRDVGAQLWQQLTQVFGEQVTKNNLQAVLRRQIQQSGTNHAIAPIRNKSQYWQEAIDVSVFYGRSEELGLLQQWVTQDRCRLVVILGMGGIGKTALATKLATHIQDQFDVLIWQSLRDAPPIVEILTQLLQVVDRHDALPETYEAQISLLMQCLRNSRCLIIWDNVDAILSDGHAGQYRQGYEGYGEVIRRVGAELHSSCLLLTSREQPKTVTALEGNLLPIRSLPLTGLSTAEVKEICQSNDCFCTSQTDWQNLQVSYAGNPLALKIVATTVRDLFDGSITEFLAQDAIAFGDISALLNEQFQRLSELEKQVMYWLAINREWVTIAELREDFVPRISQSKLLEVLLSLRRRSLLEKNNGLFTLQPVVMEYVTEQLIEQNRAEILTQQLKLFLTHALMKASAKDYIRESQTRVILAPLTTRLIAELGSLEIEHQLNDIILQLRSPPISVGYGGGNAINLLRYLQVDLSGYNFSHLHIWQADLIGANLQQVNFSGADLNKSVFTGVLNSALSVAFSPEGNLFAMGNADSKVRIWRTAEYTELLTCEGHKSWVISIAFSPDGKTLASASFDQTVRIWDVNTGECLHILQGHTGWVHVIAFHPQGHLLVTGSFDCTLRVWDVSTGKCLQILQGHTNHVTAAAFSLDGCLLASSSYDQTVRFWDLNSGETIKILQGHAHWVRSIAFSPDGQAIVSSSWDRTLKLWDVNTGQCLKTFEGHSEPAASVVFSPDGIMLASGSYDCTVKLWNVVTGQCAKTLQKHSGWIWSVAFHPNGQTLASGSFDSTVTLWDVKTGRSLRTLQGYSASVKSIALSPDGHTLASCGDDTTIKLWHIASGECIQSHSGHDSWVWCVAFSTDGHTLASSSNNGTIKLWNTTTNQLQQILQGFQSRANTVFSVVFSPRGDIIASCDNNRTIRLWDVRTGECSILSDDCRAWGIAFSPDGNMLASGHDDQTVKLWNLEGECIASLVGHTSLVFGVAFSFDGKMIASASDDKTVKLWNKSGHLKTLHEHKGVAWCVAFSPDGKILASGSHDKTVKLWDIATGKCLKTLSGHMGEVRAIAFSPDGKMLASGGTDQTIKLWDVATGECITTLRAPRLYEQMNITGATGLTAAQKLTLKALGAIEI, encoded by the coding sequence ATGCAAGATTTAATGCTGTCTGCGGATGAAGCATTAGCGCTGCTAGACAAGTTGCTAGTAGGACAGAAGCTCAAGGACATTCAGGAACTCGTTTTTCGATACGCTTGGCAAGGGTGGACTTATCCGCAAATTGCAGCACACGCTGGATATGATACAGGTCATATTCGTGATGTCGGCGCTCAATTATGGCAGCAACTGACGCAAGTTTTCGGGGAACAAGTCACAAAAAATAATCTCCAAGCGGTATTGCGGCGACAAATACAGCAAAGCGGTACAAATCACGCGATCGCACCAATTCGCAACAAATCGCAGTATTGGCAAGAAGCGATCGACGTATCGGTATTTTATGGTCGTAGTGAAGAATTAGGACTATTACAGCAGTGGGTAACTCAGGATCGCTGTCGGTTAGTTGTCATTTTAGGTATGGGTGGTATTGGTAAAACTGCACTCGCAACGAAGCTAGCAACCCACATTCAAGATCAATTCGATGTTTTGATTTGGCAATCGCTACGCGATGCACCACCGATTGTAGAAATTCTGACGCAACTCCTCCAGGTTGTCGATCGACACGATGCATTACCAGAAACCTACGAAGCGCAAATATCGCTGTTAATGCAATGTCTACGCAACTCGCGATGTTTAATAATCTGGGATAATGTCGATGCTATCCTCAGTGATGGCCACGCTGGACAGTATCGCCAGGGTTACGAGGGTTATGGCGAGGTTATTAGGCGTGTTGGTGCAGAACTTCACTCTAGTTGTCTTTTACTCACAAGTCGCGAACAACCGAAAACTGTAACAGCATTAGAAGGAAATCTTTTACCAATTCGCAGTTTACCTTTAACAGGTTTAAGCACAGCGGAAGTGAAGGAAATTTGTCAAAGTAATGATTGTTTTTGCACTTCACAAACCGATTGGCAAAATCTACAAGTCAGTTATGCAGGAAATCCCTTAGCACTCAAAATTGTCGCTACAACTGTCCGCGATTTATTTGATGGGAGTATAACAGAATTTTTAGCACAAGATGCGATCGCATTTGGTGATATCAGTGCGTTATTAAATGAACAATTTCAACGTTTGTCTGAGTTAGAAAAACAAGTCATGTATTGGCTAGCAATCAACCGTGAGTGGGTAACTATAGCAGAATTACGCGAAGACTTTGTTCCAAGAATCTCGCAATCCAAATTGCTAGAAGTTTTATTATCTTTACGGCGGCGATCGCTGTTAGAAAAAAATAATGGTTTGTTTACTCTACAACCTGTTGTGATGGAGTATGTAACAGAACAGTTGATTGAGCAAAATCGAGCAGAGATTCTCACACAGCAACTCAAGTTATTTCTCACTCATGCTTTAATGAAAGCTTCTGCCAAAGACTATATTCGCGAAAGTCAGACCAGGGTTATTCTTGCACCACTTACAACCCGATTAATTGCTGAATTGGGTTCTCTTGAGATTGAACATCAACTCAACGATATTATTTTACAGTTGCGATCGCCTCCCATATCAGTAGGTTACGGTGGTGGTAACGCGATTAATCTCTTACGCTACTTACAAGTCGATCTTTCTGGTTACAATTTCTCACATTTACATATTTGGCAAGCGGATCTTATTGGTGCTAATTTACAGCAAGTCAATTTTTCTGGTGCAGATTTAAATAAATCAGTTTTTACAGGTGTTTTAAATAGTGCTTTATCAGTGGCATTTAGTCCTGAAGGTAATCTTTTTGCGATGGGCAATGCAGATAGTAAAGTACGGATATGGCGTACTGCTGAATATACAGAATTATTGACTTGTGAAGGACACAAAAGTTGGGTAATTTCAATTGCATTTAGCCCTGATGGCAAAACCTTAGCAAGTGCAAGTTTCGATCAAACGGTAAGAATTTGGGATGTTAACACTGGTGAATGTCTTCACATATTACAAGGACATACAGGTTGGGTACACGTGATCGCATTTCATCCTCAAGGTCATCTGTTAGTCACAGGCAGTTTTGATTGTACGCTGAGAGTGTGGGATGTCTCAACAGGCAAATGCTTACAAATTCTCCAAGGACATACAAATCATGTCACAGCCGCAGCTTTTAGCCTTGATGGTTGTTTGCTAGCTAGTAGCAGCTATGACCAAACCGTAAGATTTTGGGATCTTAATAGTGGAGAAACGATTAAAATTTTACAAGGACACGCGCATTGGGTAAGGTCGATTGCGTTTAGTCCAGATGGTCAAGCGATCGTTAGCAGTAGTTGGGATCGCACGCTCAAATTATGGGATGTTAATACAGGTCAATGTCTTAAAACTTTTGAGGGACACAGCGAACCCGCCGCATCGGTTGTCTTTAGTCCTGATGGAATAATGCTGGCGAGTGGTAGCTACGACTGTACCGTGAAGTTGTGGAATGTTGTAACAGGACAATGTGCGAAAACTCTACAAAAGCACTCTGGTTGGATTTGGTCTGTTGCGTTTCATCCTAATGGTCAAACCTTAGCCAGTGGTAGTTTTGATAGTACTGTAACTTTGTGGGATGTGAAAACAGGGCGATCGCTACGAACATTGCAAGGCTACAGCGCAAGTGTTAAATCGATTGCTTTGAGTCCTGATGGTCATACTTTAGCGAGTTGCGGCGATGATACAACAATTAAGTTATGGCATATCGCATCAGGAGAATGTATTCAATCGCATTCAGGACATGATAGTTGGGTATGGTGCGTTGCTTTTAGTACTGATGGTCATACTTTAGCAAGCAGTAGTAACAACGGCACTATCAAATTATGGAATACTACTACAAATCAACTTCAGCAAATTCTCCAAGGTTTTCAAAGTCGCGCCAATACCGTATTTTCAGTGGTTTTTAGTCCGCGTGGTGACATCATTGCTAGTTGCGATAACAACCGCACAATTAGATTATGGGATGTACGTACAGGTGAATGCTCGATCTTGTCTGATGATTGTCGGGCTTGGGGAATTGCCTTTAGTCCTGATGGCAATATGTTAGCTAGTGGTCATGATGACCAAACTGTCAAGTTATGGAATTTAGAAGGTGAGTGCATCGCCTCTTTAGTCGGACACACAAGTTTAGTTTTTGGGGTAGCATTTAGTTTTGATGGGAAAATGATTGCAAGTGCAAGTGACGACAAAACTGTCAAGCTCTGGAACAAAAGCGGTCATCTCAAGACTCTACACGAACATAAGGGCGTTGCTTGGTGTGTTGCGTTTAGCCCCGACGGTAAAATTCTAGCAAGTGGTAGTCACGACAAAACGGTGAAATTGTGGGATATTGCTACAGGGAAGTGTCTCAAAACTTTAAGTGGTCATATGGGGGAAGTGCGGGCGATCGCATTTAGCCCAGATGGAAAAATGCTAGCTAGTGGTGGAACCGATCAAACGATTAAACTTTGGGATGTTGCCACTGGCGAGTGTATCACAACACTGAGAGCACCCAGGCTATACGAACAGATGAACATCACAGGTGCAACAGGTTTAACCGCAGCACAAAAATTAACATTAAAGGCACTAGGAGCCATAGAAATTTGA
- a CDS encoding alpha/beta hydrolase — MSLFCLVHGAFQGAWCWDLLIPYLEGEGHKTVAMDLPIENSSATLSQFADAVIQTLPKTDDDIVLVGHSMAGSIIPLVAEVVKVRQLVFVAALIPHPGVSTLDQFSHHLDSKTLESFNYQPKYPTKLEQFHDEPDMFEPASLGRDFSDAAVLREFFYSDCQPDVTQWAIAKSRSQQSLAYIFETNPLTALPLVERKYIVCTNDRIISPTWSHHTARQRLGVDAIALASGHCPHLSCPDLLATVLTSH; from the coding sequence ATGAGTCTTTTTTGCCTCGTTCATGGTGCCTTCCAAGGCGCTTGGTGTTGGGATTTACTAATTCCTTACTTAGAAGGAGAAGGTCATAAAACTGTAGCAATGGATTTGCCAATTGAAAATTCATCTGCTACTTTGTCTCAGTTTGCGGATGCAGTTATACAAACACTACCGAAAACTGACGATGATATTGTGCTAGTTGGTCACTCGATGGCTGGTAGTATAATTCCCCTTGTTGCTGAAGTCGTCAAGGTGCGTCAACTCGTGTTTGTAGCCGCGTTGATACCGCATCCTGGAGTCAGTACACTCGATCAATTTTCGCATCATCTTGATTCTAAAACCCTCGAATCATTCAATTATCAGCCAAAATATCCAACTAAACTCGAACAGTTTCATGATGAGCCTGATATGTTTGAACCTGCTTCGCTAGGGAGAGATTTTTCAGACGCGGCAGTATTAAGAGAGTTTTTCTATTCTGATTGTCAACCGGATGTAACACAGTGGGCGATCGCAAAAAGTCGTTCGCAACAATCTCTGGCATATATTTTTGAAACAAATCCACTCACGGCTTTGCCTTTAGTCGAGCGTAAATATATCGTTTGTACTAATGACCGCATCATATCTCCTACATGGTCACACCACACTGCACGCCAGCGCTTAGGAGTTGATGCGATTGCGCTAGCATCTGGACATTGCCCACATCTGTCTTGTCCTGACCTTCTTGCTACGGTATTAACAAGTCATTAG
- a CDS encoding DUF3574 domain-containing protein, producing MLALRKSFSALFITSLLFTGSVATLPAARAQIPEAPADSLSRTNILLQDELYFGRSRPGGIVSEEQFQRFLRNVVTPRFPDGLTVVDASGQFRGSNGTIVREPTKVLILIYPNSPAKRRAIEEIISLYKTQFQQESVLRVTSVPVRVGF from the coding sequence ATGCTCGCTTTACGAAAAAGTTTTAGCGCTCTTTTTATTACTAGTCTGCTGTTTACAGGCTCGGTGGCAACGTTACCCGCAGCCCGCGCCCAAATTCCAGAAGCACCAGCAGATAGCTTGAGCCGCACTAATATTTTGCTGCAAGATGAATTATATTTTGGCAGATCTCGCCCTGGTGGAATTGTTTCTGAGGAGCAGTTTCAAAGGTTTTTGCGCAATGTTGTCACGCCGCGTTTTCCTGATGGATTGACAGTAGTTGATGCAAGCGGACAATTTCGCGGAAGTAATGGAACCATCGTTCGAGAACCGACAAAGGTTTTAATTTTAATTTATCCGAATAGCCCTGCAAAAAGACGCGCAATTGAGGAGATTATTAGCCTCTACAAGACGCAGTTTCAGCAAGAATCAGTTTTACGGGTGACAAGTGTACCAGTACGAGTTGGGTTTTGA
- a CDS encoding calcium-binding protein: MSLEENRTYPLPITFYQLPDKENDMATILGTNGDDNNLFGGNDLVGTTGNDDIFGFAGNDELIGNLGDDFLQGGGGNDILNGNAGTDFLDGGSGNDSLFGGDIGVNFPSNILNGGNGDDLLRGGDGDDSLFGGAGNDTLSGVFGVDSLIGGAGNDLYDVFERNNVDTIVEAANGGIDTVESDDSFTLPDNVENLVLKFESGLIGTGNELNNNMASQTINVIFSGLGGNDSLNGGLGNDILSGRDGNDLLIGGVGSDRLLGGAGADRFRFNASNEGIDLIADFVAVDDSIQVSAAGFGGGLNAGAIASGQFRLGSSAADANDRFIYNNNGALFFDSDGTGAAFQVQIATLVGIPTLSAVDLVVI, translated from the coding sequence GTGTCTCTGGAAGAGAATCGCACCTACCCATTACCAATTACCTTTTACCAATTACCAGACAAGGAAAACGACATGGCAACAATTCTTGGTACTAACGGCGATGACAACAACCTTTTTGGCGGAAACGACCTCGTAGGAACGACCGGAAACGACGATATTTTTGGCTTTGCTGGCAATGACGAATTGATTGGAAATCTTGGTGATGACTTCCTTCAGGGAGGTGGGGGTAACGATATTCTCAATGGGAATGCGGGGACTGATTTCCTTGATGGAGGATCGGGTAATGACTCGCTCTTTGGCGGAGATATTGGGGTTAATTTTCCCAGTAACATCCTCAATGGAGGTAATGGCGATGACTTACTGCGTGGGGGAGATGGCGATGATTCTTTGTTTGGCGGTGCGGGTAATGACACGCTCTCTGGTGTTTTTGGTGTTGACAGCCTTATAGGCGGCGCAGGCAATGACCTCTATGATGTCTTTGAGCGTAATAATGTTGACACAATCGTCGAGGCTGCCAATGGTGGTATTGATACCGTCGAGTCGGATGACAGTTTTACTTTGCCTGACAATGTAGAGAACTTGGTACTCAAGTTTGAAAGTGGACTCATTGGCACGGGCAATGAACTCAACAACAATATGGCATCTCAGACTATCAACGTCATCTTCAGCGGGTTAGGGGGGAATGACTCGCTTAATGGAGGACTTGGCAATGATATCCTCTCCGGAAGAGACGGTAATGATCTCTTGATTGGAGGAGTGGGGAGCGATCGCTTGCTTGGAGGTGCAGGTGCAGATCGCTTTCGTTTCAACGCCTCGAATGAAGGAATTGATTTGATCGCAGACTTCGTCGCTGTGGATGATTCTATTCAAGTTTCTGCTGCTGGTTTTGGCGGTGGGCTAAACGCCGGTGCGATCGCATCTGGTCAATTCCGCTTAGGTTCCTCTGCGGCTGATGCTAATGACCGATTCATCTACAACAATAATGGAGCGCTGTTTTTTGACTCAGATGGTACAGGTGCAGCGTTTCAAGTGCAGATCGCAACACTTGTTGGAATTCCAACTCTTAGCGCTGTAGATCTTGTTGTTATTTAA
- a CDS encoding calcium-binding protein, with protein MNGGAGIDRVTEFSDFNLTLTNNALVGEGTDQLSGIETALLRGGNNGTVVDASQFTLGSVDIGGGNGNDLLFGGSGNDELDAGSSGSDTLRGGLGNDIYEVTGFSDTVIENPGGGIDTVESDGSFTLGANVENLDLKGFDAVNGTGNELNNFIDGNRANNTLNGGVGNDTLKGSQGDDVLIGGVGNDQFLFSTGNAFRFDDLGVDTITNFSVGSDKIVLSKTTFDTLFGGAGGTLNPSEFEVVDSFSEQFSSNAKITYNSVRGNLCFNRNGSVVVGGDAEGNIIADLNPSNTSGGSPNISAADILIVA; from the coding sequence TTGAATGGTGGCGCGGGCATTGACCGAGTTACTGAGTTCAGCGATTTTAACCTTACTTTGACCAATAATGCTTTAGTGGGTGAGGGTACCGATCAATTGAGTGGTATTGAAACCGCGTTACTACGTGGTGGTAACAATGGCACTGTCGTTGACGCTTCTCAATTCACCTTGGGATCTGTTGATATTGGTGGTGGAAATGGCAACGATCTCCTCTTTGGTGGTAGTGGTAATGACGAACTTGATGCTGGTTCATCAGGCTCTGACACGCTTAGAGGCGGTTTAGGTAATGATATTTACGAAGTCACTGGCTTTAGCGATACCGTCATTGAGAACCCTGGTGGTGGCATTGATACTGTTGAGTCTGACGGCAGCTTTACGCTGGGAGCCAATGTAGAAAACTTGGATCTCAAAGGTTTTGACGCTGTTAATGGCACAGGCAATGAGCTTAATAACTTTATCGACGGAAACCGAGCTAATAATACGCTTAACGGAGGAGTTGGCAATGACACCCTCAAAGGCAGCCAAGGCGATGATGTCTTGATTGGCGGTGTTGGTAATGACCAGTTCTTGTTTAGCACAGGCAACGCCTTTCGATTTGACGATCTTGGTGTAGATACCATTACTAACTTTAGTGTGGGTAGCGACAAAATCGTTTTATCCAAAACCACATTTGACACGCTCTTTGGTGGTGCAGGCGGTACTTTGAATCCGTCTGAGTTTGAGGTCGTCGATAGCTTCTCTGAACAGTTCTCCAGCAATGCCAAGATTACCTATAACTCAGTCAGAGGCAACTTATGTTTTAACCGCAATGGCTCAGTTGTTGTAGGCGGCGATGCGGAAGGGAATATCATTGCCGACTTGAATCCTAGCAATACTTCTGGCGGATCTCCCAATATCAGTGCCGCAGATATCCTGATTGTTGCTTAA